The genomic region TAGCTTTAATGTCAATAAGGGTGAAATAATTACACTTATTGGTGGAAATGGGGCAGGTAAAACAACGACTCTCATGGCCATTTCAAATGTAGTACAAAAGTATAGTGGAAATGTTTATTTTAAAGAAATGAATATTACGGATTTCCAATCCCATGAAATTGTACATTTAGGTATAAGTCACGTGCCTGAGGGTCGAAAAATATTTCCAGCACTTACGGTAAAAGAAAATCTAATAGCTGGAACCTTTGGAAATAAACGAATTAGAAAAAATGAGCTTAATAATAAGTTAGAAGAAGTGTACACTCTTTTTCCTAGGTTAAGGGAGCGTATAAATCAGGGTGGGGGTACACTTTCAGGTGGAGAACAGCAAATGCTTGCTATAGCAAGAGGACTCATGATGGACCCAGACTTAATTATGTTAGATGAGCCGTCTTTGGGCTTAGCACCAATAATAATAGAGGAAATATTTGAATTAATTCTTAGAATAAAAAAATCTGGAAAAACAGTTCTACTTATAGAACAAAATGCAGCTATGGCACTACAAATTGCTGATAGGGGTTATGTTCTAGAAAGGGGGAAGGTATTAATAGAGGGTACTGGAACCGAGTTAATAAAGGATGAACGGGTTAGAAAAGCATATTTAGGAATATAAAAGGGGGATATATATGAAAAAGATTATTAATAAGCCAGAGAATTTTGTTGATGAAACCATGACTGGAATTCTTTATGCCTATGGTAACAAAGTAACTTTTTTGAATGGAGACAAAAGGATATTAATAAAGAATACAGAGACTAAACCGGGTAAAGTCGGTATCGTTACAGCCGGGGGTAGCGGCCATTTACCTGTATTTCTAGGTTATGTTGGAGAAGGAATGATTGATGGTTGTGCTATAGGGAATGTATTTGCATCTCCTTCAGCAACAAAAATGGCAGATATGATTAGGGCATGCGATTATGGTTCCGGAGTTCTATGCTTATATGGTAATTATGGTGGAGATAATTTAAACTTTGAAATGGCTACTGAGGAAGTAGAATTTGAGGATATTAAAACAACGATGGTAAGAGTAAAAGATGACGTTGCATCGAGTTCTAAGGAAAATGCTGAAAAACGCAGAGGCGTTGCAGGTATGGTATATGCCTTTAAAATAGCAGGGGCGGCTGCTGACAACATGATGGATTTAGATGGTGTTACTAATGTTGTAAAGAAGGCCTTAGATAATATTAGAACTATGGGTGTAGCACTCACACCTTGTATAGTACCAGAGGTCGGAAAACCAACGTTTACAATTGAAGATAATCAAATGGAAATAGGCATGGGTATTCATGGGGAACCTGGAATAGAAGTTGGTGAATTAAAAACTGCTGATGAAATAGTAGACATTATGATGGAGAAGATTATTGGAGATATAGAGTTAAATGAAGGTGATGAAGTATCTATAATGATAAATGGGCTAGGTGCAACTCCACTAGAGGAGCAATTAATCTGTTATAAGCGAGTATATGAAATACTTGAGGGTAAAGGTGTAAAAATATTTATGCCTCATATTGGGGAGTTTGCAACATCAATGGAAATGAGTGGATTATCAATTACATTATTTAAACTAGATGAGGAACTAAAGACATTGCTTAGACAGCCAGCAACTACTCCTTTTTACACAAATTATAATAAATAGGGAGGATAATATGGAGCATTTTGATAAGATAGACTTTATTGGAATATTTGAAAGTATTAAAGTTAATATGATCGAGTCTAAGGAAGTACTTATAGAGTTAGATGCACAAAATGGAGATGGGGATCTAGGATTAAGTATGACAAGTGGGTTTATAAAAACCTGTGAAATATTATCGGTACTTGAGGAAACAGATTTAGGTAGAATCTTTTTAACCATATCAAAAACATTTAATGAGGCAGCACCATCTACTCTCGGGACTTTGTTATCTATTGGATTTATGGGAATGGCTAAGGCTTACAAGGGGAAGAGTAGTGTAAATGCTATTGAATTATCTATGGGGTTTGAAAAGGCTCTAGAGGCAATAATGGATAAAGGTGGAGCAAAGCCTGGTGAAAAGACAATTATAGATTCACTCTACCCTGCTATAAAAACACTAAAAGAGGAAGCAATAAAAAATAAAGGGATACTAGAAATATTTGATGCCGCCGAAAAGGCTGGATATGAAGGCATGGAAAAAACAAGAGAGATGAAATCTGTACATGGTAGAGCAGCATATTATAGAGACTCCAGCATTGGTATATTAGATGGAGGTGCTATGGTAGGTATGCTATTTATAAAGGGCTGCAAAGACTATTTTTATAGTAAGTACTCTAAAGGGGAGGTACTATGAGTAAGGTAACGGTTTTTGGGAGCTTTGTTGTAGATTTAATGGCTAGAGTTACAGTTACCCCAAAAAGTGGAGAAACTGTTAAAGGCTCGTACTTTAAAATGTCAGCTGGGGGTAAAGGTTCAAATCAGGCAGTGGCAGCCAAAAGAGCTGGTGCAAATGTTGTAATGATAACGAAGGTGGGTCAGGATAATTTTAAGGATATTGACTTAACAAGTTTTGAGAGAGAGGAAATATCAACGGTTTTTATTTTTATAGATAATGAGAAGCCTACTGGTGTAGCACTAATAATGGTAGGAGAGGAAGATGGACAGAATATAATAACAGTGGTTCCTGGAGCATCAGACAATATTTTATTAGAGGAAGTTAAAAAAGCTAAAAATGAAATTATATCTGGTTCACATCTTTTAATACAGCTAGAAACAAATTTAGATGTAACTATTGAGGCTATAAATATTGCTAAAGAGAATAATGTTAAAGTAATATTAAATCCAGCACCAGTGATAAATCTACCAGATGCAATTTACGAAGGTATTTATTTAATAACTCCTAATGAATTAGAAGCTGAGAGTCTTAGTGGTGTAAAGATAAATGATGAAAAGTCATTAATTAAAACTACTAATTTCTTTCATGAAAAAGGAGTAGAAAATGTTATAATAACATTAGGAAGTAAAGGGGTATATATATCAACTAAAAGTGAAAGGGTTTTTGTTGAAGCAATAGAGGTGGAAGTTGTAGATACGACAGGGGCTGGAGACGCATTTAATGTTGGCTTAGTGGCCGCTCTGGCATCAGGTAGGAAATAATTGAAGCAGCTAAATATGCTAATGTATTTGCTGGCTTGTCTGTAACTCGAATAGGTACATCTATTGCTATGCCAAGAGTGGAAGAGGTAAATAATTATATACAAAATCATTAATAAAGAAGCTTCCACATAAAAGGAAAGGAGGCCAGCTATGTACATAAATAATCTTCAAATGAGATTCAATAATTTAACAAATATAATAGGTTCCACCCCATTACTTGAAATAGTTTTTAAGTACTTAGGGGAAGAACGTACTATTTATGTAAAAGCAGAACACTACAATATGACCGGAAGTATTAAGGATAGAATGGCATTACATATTTTAAAAAAGGCATATGAGGAAAATATGATAAAGCCAGGAGACCGTATAGTAGAGGCAACTAGTGGTAACACAGGTATTGCATTTTCTGCTATTGGGAGGTCATTAGGACATAGAGTAACTATTTTTATGCCCGATTGGATGAGTCAAGAAAGAAAAAACCTAATTAGAAGCTTTGGAGCAGATATAAAATTACTTAGTCAAGAGGAAGGTGGATTTTTAGGCAGTATAAGCTCCGCAGAGGAATTAGCTAGAAATAACGAAAATATTTTCTTACCTTATCAATTTTCCAATGAGTTCAATAGTGAAGCCCATTTTTTAACTACGGGTGAGGAAATCTGGAATCAACTAATAAATTTAAATATAGTTCCTGATGCAGTAGTAGCTGGTGTAGGAACTGGTGGTACAATTATGGGTATCGGTAAATCATTGCGGAGTAAAAATCCTAACATAAAGGTATTTCCTTTAGAGCCTTCTAATTCACCAACTATGTCTACAGGGTACAAAGTAGGTAAGCATAGAATACAAGGTATTTCTGATGAATTTATACCACCAATCGTAAAACTAGATGAGTTGGATGAAATAATAGATGTTGATGATGGAGATGCAATAGTTATGGCGCAAAAACTGGCAGCTAATTTGGGATTGGGTGTTGGCATATCATCGGGAGCAAATTTTCTAGGAGCTATTAAGGCCCAACAATTATTAGGAAGTCAAAGTGTAGTAGTAACTGTATTTCCTGATGATAATAAAAAGTACTTGAGTACAGATTTAATGAATAGAGAGACTATAAAGCCAGACTTTATTTCAACTAATGTCGAACTTTTAAGCTTTAAAGCCCATAGGTATAAATGCTCTTCCTGTACCTTATAAAGTATAAGTCCTATTGACACTGGGGAATTTGGTTGTTATACTACAAATCCAGTGTCTTTTTTGTCAACATTTAAATCAAATTATTATATGAAGGAGAAATCCTCTATGGAACAAGAATCTGGATTTAAGGCTTGTTATTTAGGAAAATTTTATCCTATTTATACTAAAGTAGATGAGACAATAAAAAAGATTAATATAGAATGGGATGGGAGTGCTTTTGTATGCACTAGTCCTGTATCCGGAGAAATTGATATAGCATGGGCCCTTCAAGCTTTTTATACTAGGGCAAGCAAAAAGATAATTGAGGAAAGGCTGAGATTTTATCAACCACAGGTTAAAGTTAAATATAAGTCTTTTTCGATAGAGAATGATTCTAGAAGGTGGGGAAGTTGTAATTCGAATAAACATCTAACATTCCACTGGAAACTAGCAATGTATCCATTACATGCAATAGACTATGTTGTTGTACATGAACTTTGCCATTTGATGCACTTAAACCATGACCGTTCTTTTTGGCGTTTGTTAGGAAAAATATATCCAAACTATAAGGAAGCTATGGATATTTTAGGAACTGAAAAAACTAGGGATATGTAGTTGGTTTCATAGATATTTTGTATGCATATGTAAAATAAATCCAATAGTATGCGATTTAAAGTTAGTATAAACTATATATAAGAAATAAATTCATATATTGGAAAATATATGAGTATATAAAAGTCTATAAGGTAATCTATTTTTCAGCTTAGGGAATACTTCAATGTTAATTATAAGGATTACTTTGAAAGACTTTTTTTTATGTCCTTTTTTAGGTAATTTATTCTCTTTTATTTCAAGTATGTTAGTTGTAATTACACATATGATGTATTAATAAATAAATTCAAAACTTCTAAGGGGGATATATATGAACAATATGTTTTTATTCTTTTTTCTATTGTCCTTTACAGGTCTATTAATTGGACTAATAAGGCCAACATTAGTTATAAAATGGGGTAATAAGAGAAATAGGAAGCAGGTAATAAAAACCTATCTAATAGCATCCATGGCTTTTCTTGTACTGTTTAGTATAACTCTTGAACCTGTTTATAATAGTAATGAAATTTTATTGGGTGCAAAAGAATCTAATGATAAAGAGATATCAACTGAGGCAAATGAAAAGTTAGATACTGGTTTTGTCAAAGAAGATTTAATAGTAGTAAATGAAAATGATGAACTTAAAGAAACTAAACTAAAAAAAGAGCTTAATACTACTGAAAACTTAGTTATTCATTTTATAGATGTAGGACAAGGGGATGCAACTTTTATTCAAACACCTGGTGGTAAGGCAATACTAATAGATGCAGGGGAAAGACATATGGGAAGCAAAGTTGTTTCCTATATAAAATCTCTAGACATAGACACAATTGACCTTTTAATCGGTACTCATCCCCATGCTGATCATATTGGTGGACTTGAAGAAGTTATAAATAATTTTAATATAGGGATTGTATCAATGCCTAAGGTGACACATACAAGTAAAGGCTTTGAAGACCTATTACTTGCAATTCAAAATAAAAACATAAGTATAAAAACAGCAAGGGCAGGAGTTACATTTGATATAGATTCTATGGTAGAATTGCTATTAGTAGCACCAAATTCTGCTCAATATTCTATACTAAATGACTATTCAGCAGTATTAAAAATAACCTATGGTAATAGTTCTTTTTTAATTACTGGAGATGCTGAAATAAATTCAGAGATGGAAATGATTAAGCAAAAGCATGACTTAAATGTAGATGTTTTAAGAACAGGACATCACGGGTCCGGTACATCTTCTACTTCTCAATTTCTAAATGCTACTAGTCCTAAATACGCAATAGTATCCGTAGGTAAAGGTAATAGATATAATCACCCATCAAGAGATGTGATAAATCGTTTGATTAATAATGGAATTGAGATATTTAGAACGGATGAGTTTGGAACAATAGTATTTTCTACTGATGGTCAGACATATGATGTTAATATAAAAAAGCCATATCAGACATTACCTCCTAAAGATATACCAACAGATCAACCAACCAAATTATCAAATATTAACAAAGATAATATAGAAAAAGCAGAAGTTGAGAATACATCTTCTCCTAATAATGCTTCTAATGGTAAAATAAATATAAATACAGCCAGCTTAAAGGAGTTACAGCAAATTATACATATTGGTCCTGAGAGGGCAGAGGAGCTTATAAGTAAGAGGCCGTTTTCATCTTTAGATGGCTTAACATCTATAAATGGAATTGGTGCAGGAAGGTTAAAAGATATAAAAAATGAAGGTAAGGCTTATGTCCAATAGAAAAGGGGTTAGATGGATGAAAGTAATTATTGATAGATTTGAAGGAGACTATGCTTTAGTAGAACTAGAGGATAAAACTATAGTAGATATGCCTAAGATTTTAGTTCCAAATGGAGCTAGAGAAGGGGACGTAATAGAAATAAGATTAGATAGAAAAGGGACAGAGGAAAGAAGAAAGCGAATAGAACAAATAATGAATGATCTATGGAAAGATTAGGGTAGGATATCTCCTACCTATTTATATTTATAAGAAAAACTAATATACTTGAGGTATTGTAATATAAAATATATAATAATCAAAGGGAAATATTTGTTTAAGTTGGCTATATACAATAGCAATCTGGTAGTATGTCAAGAAAAGATTTTTAAAAGAAATAAAAGAAAGATTAAAAAAAGAGTAACTTTAATAGAACCTTGTTTTTTCAACAGAAAAAACAGGTTAGAAGCTAAAATATTCTATTTGATGTCTCCAACTTTATTGCTGGAGTAGAGTTGATTTTTAGTCAGCAAGCCAAAAATCAGTCGAACTAATTTACGAGATGTAAGTGCGAGTGCTCTTTTATGACAGTGAGTAGTAACTTCACTATATTTCTTCTTGTAGAATTCATGGTACTCAGGAATGTTGTTTCTAACACTATTAGCAGCTTCAATTAAGTAGTATCTAAGATATTTATTTCCTGTTTTAGTCATTCTAGTATCATCAGCTGAGTAATTACCTGATTGATTAACTCTCCAAGTCAGACCAGAGTATTTAGCTAAAGAGTCATGGGAATCGAATGATGTAACAGTGCCTATTTCAGCTAATATACCACTAGCAAGCACTGGCCCAATACCGGGAATAGAAATAAGTGACTGATACTCATTGGTGTTAAGCCCTTTAATAGCTTTTTCTATAGCTTTGTCAATAGTTTTGATTTCAGTATCAAAAGCTTGAATAAGATTAAAAGAAGAAGCAATTGAAGTACTTAAAGGCTCATATAACACTTTATCTAAACGGTATGAATCTCTAGCAGCCTTTTGGAGGAGCTTGGCAGTTTGTACAGGATTACTAAAGCGATTTTTGCCTTTAGCCGAAACAAAAGCGACTAGATCCTCTATAGATGAATAAGTAATATCATCTAGAGAAAGAAAGTTTGTTAAAACAGCTGCAGAAGTTGTTCCATAAGTATTAGAAAAAGGCCTATCTCCTTTATCTAATACTGCTAATTCGCTGAACTTCAAATAAATATTAGAAACCATATAAGTTTTTTCTCTAGTAATTGACTCAATTAAATGCAGTCTATGCCTAGAAAGTCGTTGTAGAGCAAGAAACTGGGCACCCCGCCAAGGCTGGCAAGTAATTCTGCCGACTCTGGCAAAGTCAGCGATAATGTACGCATCTAAAGGATCAGTTTTATCTATATCAATAAAAGATTTTCTGTAATTAGAAATAGACTTTGGATTGAGACAGTAAACTAGAGGCTTGTAATACATTAATAAATCATTAGAAGAAAGAAAATTAGCAATATGAGTACTATAAAAAGAAGTAGATTCAAGTGCTATAACAACATATTTTAAGTTATTATCATTTAAACAATCGATAATGCTATTTAAAAATACTTCAGCACCAGGCTGATTATTTGAAGCTTTAAGTTTGAGAAGTTTATTACCCTGAAAATCAAGAGCACATAAAACATTAAATTTAGAACTAACATCAATACCAACAAATAAAGTAGACATAAAGTTGTTCTTCATAACATCACCACCTTTCGTGTGGAATAGCGTTGAACAATTAGAAAAAGAGATATCCTAATCTTAGAAGCTGACTGCAACCTCGCATTATTAGCATTCATCTTTGAAAAATACCTTGCTGTTGGCTAATCAAAGAGATGCAGCATCTGAGTAAGCAGAATTTGACAACTAAGTCAGGAAGCATGCTTTATAGGCAATAACCATAAGGTTTTGCAAGGAGTGAAAGAATTATCCTTTGCTAATTATTCTTAAGAATATATTAACATTAAGATATCTCAATTAAAAATTGAAATAAAAAATAAATAAGTTTAGACCTCTAAAAAAGATGGCCTAAACATATTATACGAGGAGTGATTATATGGATTGGCTAAGAAAGTTTATGATAGGGAGATACGGACAAGACCAACTCTCCATCTTTTTATTTGTAATATCAATAGTTTTAACCTTATCAGGTCAGTTTACAGGGATATCCTTATTAATAATTTTAGGATATGTACCTATTTTTATAGGGTTTTATAGAATGTTCTCAAAAGATATACAAAAGAGGAGAATGGAAAACTATAAATTCTCTATATTTATAAGTCCTCTATATTCTAAGTTAACACAAGTTAAGAATAGGATTGAAGGTTCTAAAACCCATAAATACTTTAAATGTCAACAATGTAATACTACTTTACGAGTTCATAAGAACAAAGGAAAGATAGTGGTAACCTGTCCGAAATGTAAGGGCAAATTTACTAAAACCACTTAACTATATATAGGATCGAGGTTAATGTATGAATATAATAAATAACTTATTAGGTAAGATAATTTATTTTGTTGCAAAATCGATATCTTTTGTACTGGACAGTCTTATTCGTTTAATAGTAACTATAGTTATATTTATAAAAAGTGTTTCTAAGGGTTTATTAGTATTATTAAGTATGGGTGGATGCTTGTTTTTTATCTTTTTTGCAACTTGGGGTCTTAGAATTCTATTGGACCCTATGGGGCTATTAATTGTAATGTTCTTTATTGTTTTTCCAGTGCTTGCATCCATATTTGTTTCAAAACTAAAATATTTTAAATATGTTGTTACGGAATATTTATTTAATCTTTCTAATTATGTTACAGATAAAAATAAATACACTTATAAGTCTATTAACGATTATAAAACAGCATATAGAAAAGCGGAAGAAGAGAAAATCAGAGAAGAACAACGTAGACAGTATGAGCAGCAAAGACAGTGGCAAGAACAATTTTTTAAACAACATTGGTATCAACAGGGTTCTCAGGGTAACAACGGTGGCTATGAGGGGCAAAGGGGATACAGCTTAAATCCAAACGCAGAGTTTAAAAGTAAGTATGAAAAAAGCTGTGATGTTTTAGGTATTCCATTTAATTCTGAAAAAAGTCAAATTAAACTTGCATATAGAAAAAAGGCAAAGGAAAATCATCCGGATTTGAATAAAGACCCTGGTGCAACAAGAAGGTTTCAAGAGATTACTGACGCTTACGAATTTTTAAGTGATGAGAATATTGCAAGGTATAGAAATTTATAAATTGAAAGTGAAGTGTAATTATGACTAAGGCACTATTTATAGCAGAAAAACCCAGTGTAGCCGTAGAATTTGCTAAGGCTCTGGATATTAAAGGGAAAAAACAGGATGGATTTATAGAATCAGACAATGCTGTTGTTACATGGTGTATTGGTCATCTGGTTACTATGAGCTATCCAGAAGTGTATGACCCAAAATATAAAAAGTGGAACTTAGAAGACCTTCCTTTCCTACCAAAAGAGTATAAATATGAGGTAATTAGTAATGTTCGGAAACAATTTGAAATAATTAAAAAACAAATGAAAAGAAAAGATATATCTACCATTTTTGTATGTACTGACTCTGGGCGAGAAGGGGAGTATATTTATAGACTTGTAGATGAGATTATAGATGTAAAGGATAAAGTTAAAAAAAGAGTTTGGATTGATTCTCAGACTGTAGATGAGATAAAAAAGGGTGTAAGGAATGCAAAACCCCTTTCCGAGTATGATAATCTGTCTTCAGCAGCATATTTAAGGGCAAAAGAGGACTATTTAATGGGTATAAACTTCTCTAGATTATTAACTCTTTGCTATAGTGGTTCCCTTAGTAAAGAACTAGGCAAAAACTATGTAGTTATAGCAGTGGGTCGTGTTATGACATGTGTACTTGCTATGATAGTTCAAAGAGAACGGGAAATCAGGGATTTTGTTAAAACTACTTACTATAAGATTAATGGAAAATTTAATTTTGAAGAATCATTAGACTATGATGGGGAGTGGAAGGTTGTAGAAGGCTCCGAGTTACTTAATTCACCCCTTCTTTATAAGGATATAGGTTTCAATAGTAAAGAGGTAGCAGAGAACTTTATTAAAGAGTTACTTTCTGGAGAACAAGTTAATGGAATTATCGAAGATGTAAAAAGAAAGAAGGAGACTAAAAATCCACCCTTACTATATAATTTGGCGGAACTTCAGAACGAATTATCTAAAAAACTAAAAATTAGTCCGGAAGAAACCCTTAAAACAGTACAAAATCTGTACGAGAAAAAGATGGTAACATATCCTAGAACTGATGCTAGAGTCTTAACAACAGCAGTAGCTAAGGAATTAGATAAGAATATTAAGGGATTGATGTCACTTAAAAATATATTTAAGATTGATAGCAATGATTCTGATATAAGTAGCTATGTTGAAGAGGTATATACAAAAGGTTTATTTAAAGGAATTGAAAAAACTAAGTATGTAAACGATAAGGCCGTTACTGATCACTATGCTATAATACCAACTGGACAGGGCTTAGAAAACTATAATAAGTTAAAGGATAATGATAGAAAGACATATATATTAATAGTAAGGCGTTTTTTAGCAATCTTTTTTCCACCTGCAGTTTTTAGTCAATTGACAATAACAACAAAAATTAAGTCTGAAAGATTCTTTACAACTTCTAAAGTAAATATTCAAGAGGGGTATTTACCTGTATTAGGCGAGGAAAAAAAAGAAGATTCAACAAAATCTAATAAAGAAGATGTCCTAAAGAAACTTAAGAAGGGCCAGAAGGTAAATATTACTGAGGTTCTTATAAAAGAAGCTGAGACAACACCCCCTAAAAGATATAGCTCTGGATCTATAATACTGGCTATGGAAAATGCAGGTAAATTAATTGAAGATGAGGAATTAAGGGAGCAAATTAAGGGTAGTGGCATAGGTACCAGTGCTACAAGGGCAGGAATATTGAGTAAGCTACAAAATATTGATTATATTAGTCTAAATAAGAAAACTCAAATATTAACACCAACAGCTTTAGGTGAAATGATTTATGATGTAGTAGATAAATCAATTCCAACACTGTTGAAGCCAGACTTAACTGCCAGCTGGGAAAAAGGCTTAAGTCTTATATCTAATGGGGATATTAAACCTGAAGAATATATGGTTAAATTAGAATCCTATATAAGTAAAAATACTAAAAGAGTGTTAGCTTTAGAAAAGAAGCAGTACATAAATGCAAATTATATGAAAGATGAAACTCGTAAAGTATACTCTAATGCTAAAAGCAAAAGAAGCTCGAAAGGATCACTTGGTAAATGTATAGCCTGCAATGATGGTGATGTCCTTGAAAATAGGAAAGCATACTTTTGTAGTAACTGGCGAAAAAAATGTAAATTTACTACATGGAAAGATAGTCTTTCATTATACGCTCAAGATGTAACCCCTGAATTAATGAAGTACTTATTAAATGAAGGGGTAGTAAAGGCTTTGAATATAACATTACCTCAAACCAAAGAAAAATGTATTGCTGATGTTCGGTTTAAAGATGATAAAAGCGGTAACTTAGAATTAATTAATGTTAACCGAATTAATCGAATTAATAAAATATAGGGAGTTATTAGGTTAACTTTCTTAAGTACACTTAGGGAGAGGGGGATATGGGTGAAAGAAAAGTTGCTAAGCATAGGCGGAGTTTTTGGGTCAATATTAAGTTTATCCTGCTGTTCTGGGTTAATGCTTTTATATACCCTTGGAATAGGTGGAACAGCATTCGTATTTCTATCAAGAATTGCTACGTTTAGACCATTTTTTGTAATACTTACTGTACTGTGTTTAGGATATGCTCATTTTCGTATGGATAAATACCCTACAAGTAAAAGGAGTGTAATTTTTATTTGGACTGCCACAATAATTGCAATCTTAATTACCTTATTACCTGTACTTCTCAATATATACAATATAATATTTAGTTAGAAAATATCGATAAATTCAGCTTATATAAATATGTGATGAAATTAAAAAAACCAGAATCCCTGGTTTTTTATTATTTCATGAATTTTACAATATTTCTTATAATATTTTGTGCATCATCACTAGTTAGATTTTCCTTCAATATACAAGCCTTAGCATGATCCTCAATTATTAGTAATCCAACCTTTTCAATGGAGGATTTTATAGCTGTAATTTGTACAAGAATATCACTACATTCTTTTCCTTCATCTACCATTTTCTCAATTCCGCTTATATGACCCTTAATAGTACGTAGGCGACTTATTATATCTTTTCTAATTTTCTGATCTTCCATTTTGTTCACTTCCTTAGACTTCATTATTCATATATTTTCCCATAGAATAACAAAAATAACAAAGGTTTTTTAAGTTCTAGTATTTATAATTAAGCTACCTTTTTCGACATCTGATTTTTTTCAATCAAACCTGTAGCATAACCCATTGGGCAAATTACACACCAGCTCCTAGGTTTAAATATAATGCCCATTAGGACACCGACTGAAGTTGACATAGCCATCATTCTAAATATAGCAAAGGCAGTTTTAGTAAAGTCCCCCTTAGCCAAAATTAATGATATAGCAAACATTAATATCATCCAGGTCAACATAATATTTTTAACTGTTTTGTTATT from Serpentinicella alkaliphila harbors:
- a CDS encoding IS110 family RNA-guided transposase; this translates as MKNNFMSTLFVGIDVSSKFNVLCALDFQGNKLLKLKASNNQPGAEVFLNSIIDCLNDNNLKYVVIALESTSFYSTHIANFLSSNDLLMYYKPLVYCLNPKSISNYRKSFIDIDKTDPLDAYIIADFARVGRITCQPWRGAQFLALQRLSRHRLHLIESITREKTYMVSNIYLKFSELAVLDKGDRPFSNTYGTTSAAVLTNFLSLDDITYSSIEDLVAFVSAKGKNRFSNPVQTAKLLQKAARDSYRLDKVLYEPLSTSIASSFNLIQAFDTEIKTIDKAIEKAIKGLNTNEYQSLISIPGIGPVLASGILAEIGTVTSFDSHDSLAKYSGLTWRVNQSGNYSADDTRMTKTGNKYLRYYLIEAANSVRNNIPEYHEFYKKKYSEVTTHCHKRALALTSRKLVRLIFGLLTKNQLYSSNKVGDIK
- a CDS encoding J domain-containing protein — its product is MNIINNLLGKIIYFVAKSISFVLDSLIRLIVTIVIFIKSVSKGLLVLLSMGGCLFFIFFATWGLRILLDPMGLLIVMFFIVFPVLASIFVSKLKYFKYVVTEYLFNLSNYVTDKNKYTYKSINDYKTAYRKAEEEKIREEQRRQYEQQRQWQEQFFKQHWYQQGSQGNNGGYEGQRGYSLNPNAEFKSKYEKSCDVLGIPFNSEKSQIKLAYRKKAKENHPDLNKDPGATRRFQEITDAYEFLSDENIARYRNL
- a CDS encoding DNA topoisomerase, whose amino-acid sequence is MTKALFIAEKPSVAVEFAKALDIKGKKQDGFIESDNAVVTWCIGHLVTMSYPEVYDPKYKKWNLEDLPFLPKEYKYEVISNVRKQFEIIKKQMKRKDISTIFVCTDSGREGEYIYRLVDEIIDVKDKVKKRVWIDSQTVDEIKKGVRNAKPLSEYDNLSSAAYLRAKEDYLMGINFSRLLTLCYSGSLSKELGKNYVVIAVGRVMTCVLAMIVQREREIRDFVKTTYYKINGKFNFEESLDYDGEWKVVEGSELLNSPLLYKDIGFNSKEVAENFIKELLSGEQVNGIIEDVKRKKETKNPPLLYNLAELQNELSKKLKISPEETLKTVQNLYEKKMVTYPRTDARVLTTAVAKELDKNIKGLMSLKNIFKIDSNDSDISSYVEEVYTKGLFKGIEKTKYVNDKAVTDHYAIIPTGQGLENYNKLKDNDRKTYILIVRRFLAIFFPPAVFSQLTITTKIKSERFFTTSKVNIQEGYLPVLGEEKKEDSTKSNKEDVLKKLKKGQKVNITEVLIKEAETTPPKRYSSGSIILAMENAGKLIEDEELREQIKGSGIGTSATRAGILSKLQNIDYISLNKKTQILTPTALGEMIYDVVDKSIPTLLKPDLTASWEKGLSLISNGDIKPEEYMVKLESYISKNTKRVLALEKKQYINANYMKDETRKVYSNAKSKRSSKGSLGKCIACNDGDVLENRKAYFCSNWRKKCKFTTWKDSLSLYAQDVTPELMKYLLNEGVVKALNITLPQTKEKCIADVRFKDDKSGNLELINVNRINRINKI
- a CDS encoding metal-sensitive transcriptional regulator, which gives rise to MEDQKIRKDIISRLRTIKGHISGIEKMVDEGKECSDILVQITAIKSSIEKVGLLIIEDHAKACILKENLTSDDAQNIIRNIVKFMK
- a CDS encoding 4Fe-4S binding protein; translation: MKKSIMSWSWIFIVLFFSLGVINIKFGILGLVCMFVPIYLALRGGGRVHCSKYCPRGSFLGKLLQSISFKNDLPKYINNKTVKNIMLTWMILMFAISLILAKGDFTKTAFAIFRMMAMSTSVGVLMGIIFKPRSWCVICPMGYATGLIEKNQMSKKVA